Proteins encoded in a region of the Paenibacillus sp. W2I17 genome:
- a CDS encoding ATP-dependent DNA helicase, producing the protein MTTTIRISVRPLVEYVYRSGSIRPGFRTNASMQEGTRIHQRVQKEYTEEDLKEIVLEAEIQHGDLTYVVEGRCDGLIRLEGQLTVDEIKSTAGNLDDLGEGLPVHWAQAMMYAYMYAVQQDEPRMQVQLTYVHSVTHEERRFRRMAERQELEQFAAEVIAGYAPYAEMIAAYEEKRDISVKELPFPFRKYREGQRKLAGAVYKTIREGQGLMAKAPTGIGKTMSVLFPTVKAIGEGEASRLFYLTARTTTRVAAEEAFARMQSEGLKMHVISLTAKDKICFKEEEACDTGQCGMCEGYYDRINGAVLDMLEHETLMTRPVIEQYARKHRVCPFEFSLDAAYAADAVICDYNYIFDPRISLKRMLEEQKRKTVLLVDEAHNLVDRGRMMFSAELEKAVFLDVKREFQSLDSSVPAAKAIVDYTGAIDKYLITLRKNGGEEGKIIQQEAPEELIERLEPFVMVAEQCLVEGGSGNAETDQLLLDAYFTAQNFLRIAKLYDERFITYAECVRSEVRVKLFCLDPSVLLRQTAKGFRSLIHFSATLSPLRYYRDMLGAEEEDYTLQIPSPFQREQLDVRLLPLSVRYKDREQSRRPIAEMLQQLVSEWPRSNLMVFFPSYPYMREIYETYAQLPSEADTVIQKQGMNELEREQFLDGFQPNPERTRLVFAVMGGVFSEGVDLPGDRLNGVVVVGAGLPQIGLENNVLRDYYDRTGRNGFNYAYIFPGMNKVLQAGGRLIRTEEDRGVLVLVDDRFTQEPYRSLLPEEWQDYKRI; encoded by the coding sequence ATGACAACAACAATTCGGATATCGGTTAGACCTTTGGTGGAGTATGTGTACCGCAGTGGCAGCATACGTCCAGGGTTCCGGACCAATGCCTCGATGCAGGAGGGAACTCGAATTCACCAGCGGGTACAGAAGGAGTACACCGAAGAGGATCTGAAAGAGATTGTGCTCGAAGCTGAGATTCAACATGGGGATCTGACCTATGTGGTGGAGGGACGATGTGATGGCCTGATCCGGTTGGAGGGTCAGTTGACGGTGGATGAGATCAAATCAACTGCGGGCAATCTGGATGATCTGGGTGAGGGGCTTCCCGTGCATTGGGCGCAGGCCATGATGTATGCCTACATGTACGCCGTTCAGCAAGATGAACCACGTATGCAAGTGCAGTTGACGTATGTGCATTCGGTGACCCATGAAGAAAGACGGTTTCGCCGAATGGCAGAGAGACAGGAACTGGAGCAGTTTGCGGCAGAAGTGATTGCCGGTTATGCGCCATATGCAGAGATGATCGCTGCGTATGAAGAAAAGCGAGATATCAGTGTGAAAGAGCTGCCGTTTCCTTTTCGCAAATACAGGGAGGGACAGCGGAAGCTGGCAGGAGCCGTATACAAGACAATCCGTGAGGGTCAAGGATTGATGGCCAAAGCACCAACAGGCATTGGTAAAACGATGTCCGTACTGTTCCCCACGGTCAAAGCGATTGGCGAAGGCGAAGCCAGCCGATTGTTCTATCTGACCGCGAGGACGACGACACGGGTGGCGGCAGAAGAGGCTTTTGCCCGGATGCAATCGGAAGGATTGAAGATGCATGTGATCAGTCTGACCGCAAAGGACAAGATATGTTTTAAGGAAGAGGAAGCTTGTGATACGGGGCAGTGCGGCATGTGTGAAGGATATTATGACCGTATTAACGGGGCCGTGCTGGACATGCTGGAACATGAGACGTTGATGACACGTCCGGTCATCGAGCAGTATGCGCGCAAACATCGGGTGTGTCCGTTTGAGTTTTCCCTGGATGCGGCGTATGCAGCCGATGCGGTGATCTGCGATTATAACTATATTTTCGATCCACGGATCTCTCTGAAAAGAATGTTGGAGGAGCAGAAACGCAAGACGGTGTTACTGGTGGACGAGGCTCATAATTTGGTCGATCGTGGCCGAATGATGTTTTCCGCTGAGCTGGAGAAGGCTGTGTTCCTGGATGTGAAAAGAGAGTTCCAGTCGCTGGACAGCAGTGTGCCTGCTGCCAAAGCTATTGTTGACTACACCGGGGCCATTGATAAGTATCTGATTACCCTTCGGAAAAACGGTGGAGAAGAAGGGAAGATCATCCAGCAGGAAGCACCGGAGGAACTGATTGAACGGCTGGAGCCTTTTGTCATGGTCGCGGAGCAATGCCTTGTTGAAGGTGGCTCGGGGAATGCCGAGACGGATCAGCTGCTGTTGGATGCTTACTTCACGGCACAGAATTTCCTGCGTATTGCCAAGCTGTATGATGAACGTTTTATTACGTATGCAGAGTGTGTTCGAAGTGAAGTGAGAGTGAAGTTATTTTGTCTCGACCCTTCGGTACTGCTTCGTCAGACGGCCAAAGGATTCCGCTCCCTCATTCATTTTTCGGCTACCTTGTCACCTCTTCGCTATTATCGGGATATGCTGGGTGCAGAGGAAGAGGATTATACATTGCAGATTCCATCACCATTTCAGCGCGAACAATTGGATGTGAGACTCCTGCCCTTATCCGTGCGTTATAAGGACAGGGAACAGTCCCGGCGACCCATTGCGGAGATGCTGCAACAGCTGGTAAGTGAATGGCCGCGCAGCAATCTGATGGTCTTCTTCCCTTCCTACCCTTATATGCGCGAGATATACGAAACCTATGCACAGCTTCCAAGTGAAGCGGATACGGTCATACAAAAGCAAGGCATGAACGAACTGGAACGGGAGCAGTTTTTGGATGGTTTCCAACCCAATCCTGAACGAACAAGATTGGTATTTGCCGTAATGGGTGGCGTATTCTCGGAGGGTGTCGATCTGCCGGGAGACCGCTTGAATGGCGTTGTTGTGGTAGGTGCGGGGCTGCCGCAGATTGGTCTGGAGAACAACGTATTACGTGATTACTATGATCGGACAGGACGCAACGGATTCAATTATGCCTATATTTTTCCAGGTATGAATAAGGTGCTGCAGGCGGGTGGACGGCTGATTCGGACGGAGGAAGACAGGGGCGTGTTGGTGCTGGTCGACGATCGGTTCACGCAGGAACCATATCGTTCCCTGCTGCCCGAGGAGTGGCAGGATTATAAACGAATTTGA
- a CDS encoding antibiotic biosynthesis monooxygenase → MYIYLVPSPIPDALAAYPHLTLRSEEHVRLAIESAERLMNIESDDKVAAYEAFDAAGSWTGGGYAVLNNIPVTEDGRNDFEERFKNRARKVEDEPGFVGIRVLRPLKDDTYVVLTLWQSEEHFKGWQESQAYSHAHRNRSTSEGLTAQKPTMFPRPSYVTTYTIE, encoded by the coding sequence ATGTATATCTATTTGGTTCCTTCACCGATTCCGGATGCACTTGCTGCATACCCGCATCTGACTTTGCGAAGCGAAGAGCACGTGCGTCTGGCTATTGAATCCGCAGAACGCCTGATGAATATCGAGTCTGATGATAAAGTAGCCGCATATGAAGCTTTTGATGCCGCAGGCTCCTGGACTGGCGGTGGTTACGCTGTTCTCAACAATATCCCTGTCACAGAGGATGGTCGTAACGATTTCGAAGAACGGTTTAAGAACCGTGCCCGCAAGGTAGAAGACGAGCCTGGCTTTGTCGGTATTCGTGTGCTTCGTCCTCTGAAGGATGACACGTATGTCGTACTTACACTCTGGCAGTCGGAAGAACATTTCAAAGGCTGGCAGGAATCCCAAGCTTATAGTCACGCTCACCGTAACCGCAGTACAAGCGAAGGGCTGACTGCACAGAAGCCCACCATGTTCCCCAGACCTTCTTACGTCACAACGTACACTATAGAATAA
- a CDS encoding GNAT family N-acetyltransferase → MEFTRITSIKDPLFAQMHKLMQEIFPREEVLDFPLWEEPLEDPGIRVFVAVHEGQVVGATEYRYYEDWNVAMTDFTIIGREGLGIGSFLANHRKRDLQKLAAANGKELFGMFAEIYNPYLSQDHEFGGIKPMDPYVRREVLSHLGYQRLDFPYVHPSWQGDGEAVGGLDLCFMPGDESLGELPASLVADFLNRYYTVLPNKPQEWLAMVEQLTARKSVALLPL, encoded by the coding sequence ATGGAATTCACGCGTATTACATCTATTAAAGATCCATTGTTTGCCCAAATGCACAAGTTGATGCAGGAGATTTTCCCGCGGGAAGAAGTGCTGGACTTCCCCCTGTGGGAAGAGCCGTTGGAAGATCCGGGTATTCGGGTGTTCGTGGCTGTGCATGAGGGACAGGTTGTTGGAGCGACGGAGTACCGTTATTACGAGGATTGGAACGTGGCCATGACCGACTTTACGATTATTGGGCGTGAAGGTCTGGGGATCGGCAGTTTCCTGGCGAATCACCGCAAGCGTGATCTGCAGAAGCTGGCTGCGGCAAACGGGAAAGAATTGTTCGGTATGTTTGCCGAAATCTATAATCCTTATCTGAGTCAGGATCACGAGTTTGGCGGCATCAAGCCGATGGACCCGTATGTACGTCGTGAAGTATTGTCCCATCTGGGGTACCAGCGTCTGGACTTCCCGTATGTTCATCCATCCTGGCAAGGTGACGGCGAAGCGGTTGGCGGATTGGATCTGTGCTTCATGCCAGGCGATGAGTCGCTTGGTGAACTACCAGCAAGCCTAGTGGCTGATTTCCTGAATCGATATTATACGGTTCTACCGAATAAACCACAAGAATGGCTTGCCATGGTAGAACAATTGACTGCTCGCAAGTCGGTTGCGCTACTGCCGTTGTAA
- a CDS encoding MBL fold metallo-hydrolase, whose amino-acid sequence MKITFLGTGDMFSMEQHHNSMLAEFGGTHLVIDFPESNAKALKEYGFAMTDIHNVFITHLHEDHINGVQMLGYYAQIVGDRKPRLFIHEQLVEPLWNILSPGMRYTTDGERTMSDYYDVVPLPDGGTFELGGVTFETFRTQHVPGMVSNGLLAKPYFFYSADSTLDQERVEQVAADVQLIFHECHMHDLVIKSHTSLKDLEQLPAEVRQKTVLMHYHDEYADADKREQFNRAHDLRMVGTLESFELE is encoded by the coding sequence TTGAAAATCACTTTTCTCGGCACAGGAGATATGTTCAGCATGGAGCAGCACCACAATAGTATGTTGGCCGAATTTGGAGGAACGCATCTGGTCATTGATTTCCCAGAATCAAATGCTAAAGCACTCAAGGAATATGGATTCGCCATGACCGATATCCACAATGTGTTCATTACCCATTTGCATGAAGATCATATTAATGGTGTACAGATGCTGGGTTATTACGCACAGATCGTAGGCGACCGCAAACCCCGTCTGTTCATCCACGAACAATTGGTAGAGCCACTCTGGAACATTCTATCCCCCGGCATGCGCTACACAACGGATGGTGAACGTACCATGAGCGATTACTACGATGTCGTCCCCCTGCCAGATGGAGGCACATTCGAACTGGGCGGCGTGACGTTTGAGACGTTTCGGACGCAGCATGTTCCCGGTATGGTCAGCAATGGGCTACTCGCCAAGCCTTACTTCTTTTACAGTGCAGACAGTACACTCGATCAGGAACGGGTGGAGCAGGTTGCCGCTGATGTGCAGCTGATTTTCCATGAATGTCATATGCACGATCTGGTGATCAAATCCCATACCTCATTGAAGGATCTGGAGCAGTTACCCGCGGAAGTGAGACAGAAAACCGTACTGATGCATTATCATGATGAGTACGCGGATGCGGACAAACGGGAACAGTTCAACCGCGCGCATGATCTACGGATGGTTGGTACGTTGGAATCATTTGAACTGGAGTAG
- a CDS encoding alpha-amylase: MKRNHTMMQFFEWHLAADGDHWKRLAEMAPELKAKGIDTVWVPPVTKAVSAEDTGYGVYDLYDLGEFDQKGTVRTKYGTKQELIEAIAECQKNGIAVYVDLVMNHKAGADETEVFKVIEVDPNDRTKEISEPFEIEGWTKFTFPGRGDQYSSFKWNSEHFNGTDFDAREERTGVFRIAGENKKWNENVDDEFGNYDYLMFANIDYNHPDVRREMIDWGKWLIDTLQCGGFRLDAIKHINHEFIKEFAAEMIRKRGQDFYIVGEFWNSNLDACREFLDTVDYQIDLFDVSLHYKLHEASLAGRDFDLSKIFDDTLVQTHPTHAVTFVDNHDSQPHEALESWIGDWFKPSAYALTLLRRDGYPVVFYGDYYGIGGPEPVDGKKEILDILLSARCNKAYGEQEDYFDHANTIGWVRRGVEEIEGSGCAVVISNGDDGEKRMFIGEHRAGEVWVDLTNSCEDQITIEKDGWATFHVCGGGVSVWALPEQNEDCADAE, from the coding sequence ATGAAGAGAAATCATACCATGATGCAGTTTTTTGAATGGCACCTGGCTGCAGACGGAGATCATTGGAAGCGACTGGCTGAAATGGCCCCGGAATTGAAAGCCAAAGGCATTGATACGGTATGGGTGCCTCCTGTGACCAAAGCCGTATCAGCTGAGGATACAGGTTATGGTGTATATGATCTGTATGATTTGGGTGAATTTGACCAAAAGGGTACCGTGCGTACCAAATATGGCACCAAGCAGGAACTGATAGAGGCCATTGCCGAGTGTCAGAAGAACGGAATCGCCGTCTATGTGGATCTGGTCATGAATCACAAGGCTGGGGCAGATGAGACGGAAGTTTTTAAAGTGATTGAGGTTGATCCGAATGATCGAACGAAGGAAATTTCTGAGCCGTTTGAGATTGAGGGATGGACCAAATTCACATTCCCGGGTCGCGGGGATCAATACTCCTCTTTTAAATGGAACTCTGAACACTTCAATGGCACGGACTTTGATGCCAGGGAAGAACGAACAGGTGTATTCCGCATCGCAGGAGAGAATAAAAAATGGAATGAGAATGTCGATGATGAGTTTGGCAACTATGACTATCTGATGTTCGCCAATATAGATTATAACCACCCGGATGTAAGGCGCGAGATGATTGATTGGGGGAAATGGCTGATCGATACCCTTCAGTGTGGTGGGTTCCGGCTGGATGCAATTAAACATATCAACCACGAATTCATCAAGGAATTCGCAGCAGAGATGATCCGCAAACGCGGTCAGGATTTCTACATCGTAGGCGAGTTCTGGAATTCGAACCTGGATGCATGTCGTGAATTTCTTGATACGGTAGACTATCAGATCGACCTGTTTGATGTGTCTCTTCACTACAAGCTGCATGAGGCTTCGCTTGCAGGTAGAGACTTTGATCTCTCCAAAATTTTTGATGATACCTTGGTGCAGACACATCCTACCCATGCGGTAACCTTCGTAGATAACCATGACTCCCAACCTCATGAAGCGTTGGAATCATGGATTGGTGATTGGTTTAAGCCGAGCGCTTATGCGTTGACGCTATTACGTCGCGATGGTTATCCGGTTGTATTTTACGGGGATTATTATGGTATTGGTGGACCTGAACCTGTGGATGGCAAAAAAGAGATTTTGGACATTCTGCTGTCTGCCCGTTGCAACAAGGCATATGGAGAGCAGGAAGACTACTTCGATCACGCCAATACGATTGGCTGGGTACGTCGTGGCGTTGAGGAAATCGAAGGTTCCGGTTGTGCAGTAGTCATCTCCAACGGGGATGACGGTGAGAAGAGAATGTTCATCGGAGAGCATCGTGCTGGTGAAGTCTGGGTGGATCTGACGAACAGCTGTGAGGATCAGATTACTATTGAGAAAGACGGCTGGGCCACCTTCCATGTGTGCGGTGGAGGCGTCTCGGTATGGGCCCTTCCTGAACAGAATGAGGACTGCGCTGACGCTGAGTAA
- a CDS encoding LTA synthase family protein, which produces MSRSSLTRFLSGPFIFFTIIMMIKSSLAWIVIFDDIPVWKPLLTELPLIWIGFCLIEWFAAKRRMWIYLAMNLLLSGIFFAAIMYYKYYGVIVNYHALAQVNQVTSVKSSMFSLLDPYYLFIFADVLIIGGILIRRRIKLGSTERPNRIPLERRARRRVASVILTLSMILCMLNIYPNRASMSELTQAEQMGILGYEAYTILDRPDKLVPIAHIDQTDIDQLKQTTELPAIVEQGAASGRNVIMLQLESFQNFLIGLEVDGQEITPNLNQLARQSLYFPNFYQQVGQGNTSDAEFVVNTSFYTPPNGAATTVYADKALPSLPKLMSANGYQTATFHTNDVRFWNRDQLYKALGFDQYYDINYFGTQDSIAFSASDEVLYSKTLDKLESMHSSGKPLYAHIISMSAHHPYTLPKNKVKLTLPERYKDTLPGDYLISQHYADEAVGQLIAGLKERGLWENSLFVLYGDHLGLPIYSLDRDDIVLMKELYGREYTSADMINIPLIISAPGITPGVQLEQIGGQVDILPTIAGLTGVSLKDQLHFGQDLLHEGGNLLPERYYLPSGSVLNDASLFIPAKGYGDGTHYSLADAGRQDAEQQQMNVPSEEMPKNSGEEESPTIATPNNSGQSSSRFITKEQYDRALDLAHLSNSYLSQLPDRKDVK; this is translated from the coding sequence TTGTCACGCAGTTCACTCACCCGATTTCTAAGCGGACCGTTTATATTCTTTACCATTATTATGATGATCAAAAGTTCACTGGCCTGGATCGTTATCTTCGATGACATCCCTGTCTGGAAACCACTGCTGACCGAATTGCCGCTCATCTGGATCGGCTTCTGTCTAATTGAGTGGTTTGCTGCCAAGCGGCGAATGTGGATATACCTTGCCATGAATTTGCTGCTCTCAGGGATTTTCTTTGCAGCCATCATGTACTACAAATACTATGGCGTAATCGTTAACTATCACGCGTTGGCACAGGTGAATCAGGTGACCTCGGTCAAGAGCAGCATGTTCTCTTTGCTTGACCCCTATTATTTGTTTATTTTTGCAGACGTTCTGATCATTGGGGGGATACTCATTCGTCGCAGGATCAAGCTCGGGAGTACAGAACGCCCGAACCGCATTCCGCTTGAACGACGTGCCAGAAGACGGGTTGCTTCGGTCATACTGACCCTGTCCATGATCCTGTGCATGCTCAACATCTATCCCAATCGGGCCAGCATGAGTGAGCTTACACAAGCAGAACAGATGGGCATCCTTGGTTACGAGGCGTATACCATCCTGGATCGACCTGATAAACTTGTACCCATTGCTCACATTGATCAGACTGACATCGACCAACTGAAGCAAACGACCGAACTTCCTGCGATTGTGGAGCAGGGTGCCGCGAGCGGACGCAATGTGATTATGCTCCAGTTGGAATCGTTTCAGAACTTTCTGATTGGATTAGAGGTAGATGGACAAGAGATTACGCCTAATCTGAATCAATTGGCTAGACAGAGCCTGTATTTTCCGAACTTCTATCAGCAAGTGGGACAGGGAAATACATCGGATGCAGAATTTGTTGTGAATACATCGTTTTACACCCCACCGAACGGGGCAGCAACAACCGTATATGCGGATAAAGCTCTGCCGAGTCTACCCAAGTTGATGTCAGCAAACGGATATCAGACAGCCACATTCCATACAAATGATGTTCGTTTCTGGAATCGGGATCAGTTATACAAGGCACTTGGATTTGACCAGTATTATGATATTAATTATTTCGGCACACAGGACTCTATCGCCTTTTCGGCCTCGGATGAAGTACTGTATTCCAAAACACTGGATAAGCTGGAATCCATGCATTCTTCGGGCAAGCCCTTATATGCCCATATCATCTCCATGTCAGCCCACCACCCGTACACTTTGCCTAAAAACAAGGTGAAGCTGACGCTGCCAGAGCGTTACAAGGATACGTTGCCCGGTGATTATCTGATATCACAGCATTATGCGGATGAGGCAGTTGGACAGTTGATTGCTGGATTGAAAGAACGGGGATTATGGGAAAATAGCTTGTTCGTCTTGTACGGGGATCACCTGGGGCTTCCCATCTACTCACTGGATCGGGATGACATAGTCCTTATGAAAGAGTTGTATGGTCGGGAATACACATCAGCAGATATGATTAATATCCCTCTCATTATCTCGGCCCCGGGCATTACCCCGGGTGTACAACTGGAACAGATCGGAGGCCAGGTGGACATTCTGCCAACGATTGCCGGACTCACCGGAGTATCGCTGAAGGACCAATTACACTTCGGACAGGATTTGTTACACGAAGGTGGAAATCTCCTACCCGAACGTTATTACCTTCCTTCTGGGTCGGTGCTAAACGATGCTTCTCTCTTCATTCCGGCGAAAGGATACGGGGATGGGACGCATTATTCCCTAGCTGATGCGGGCAGACAAGATGCCGAGCAACAGCAGATGAATGTTCCTTCAGAAGAGATGCCGAAGAATTCAGGAGAAGAGGAATCTCCAACTATCGCCACACCCAATAACAGTGGGCAGTCTTCTTCACGGTTTATAACGAAGGAACAATATGATCGGGCATTGGATCTTGCACACTTGTCCAACAGTTATTTAAGCCAGTTACCGGACCGAAAGGACGTTAAATAA
- the uxaC gene encoding glucuronate isomerase gives MKSFLDEQFLLHNETAIKLYEDYAKDMPIIDYHCHLSPQEIYENKTFGNLTEAWLYGDHYKWRLMRANGIEEQYVTGGEGVTDYDRFLAYAKTVPMMIGNPLYAWSHLELQRYFGVYEVLNETSAPAIWDKVNAKLNSDGFGARDLITKSNVTVVCTTDDPTDSLEYHLKIQEIEGFDTAVLPSFRPDKGLELNRDTFVEWVGKLSQASGTAISDYESFLAALESRVEFFHSVGGRVSDHALDYVPYGVATREEAAAIFAKVLAGQKVTREEEDKYKTVTLTFLGKLYADRGWVMQFHINAARNNNTRMFAKLGPDTGYDAVNDTPLSAAMIGLLDALEQQQALPKTILYSLNPRDNEVLAAIIGSFQGGGIPGKIQLGAAWWFNDTKDGMLAQMKALANVGLLSRFVGMLTDSRSFLSYTRHEYFRRLVCNLIGEWAEQGEAPQDLELLGQIVQGIAYNNAKEYFPFASVPKTVSASQS, from the coding sequence ATGAAATCTTTTCTGGATGAACAATTTTTACTGCACAATGAAACGGCGATCAAGTTATATGAGGATTATGCCAAAGACATGCCGATTATTGATTATCATTGCCACCTCAGTCCTCAGGAGATCTACGAGAACAAAACCTTTGGCAATCTTACAGAGGCTTGGTTATACGGTGATCACTATAAGTGGCGGCTCATGCGCGCAAACGGAATTGAAGAGCAATATGTGACCGGCGGCGAAGGAGTGACCGATTACGATCGTTTCCTGGCTTATGCCAAAACGGTCCCTATGATGATTGGTAATCCGCTGTATGCCTGGTCTCATCTGGAATTACAGCGATATTTCGGCGTCTACGAAGTATTGAATGAGACAAGCGCACCGGCCATCTGGGACAAAGTAAATGCCAAACTGAACAGTGACGGATTCGGTGCACGTGATCTGATTACCAAATCCAATGTCACTGTTGTGTGCACAACCGATGATCCAACGGATTCTCTGGAGTATCATCTGAAAATTCAGGAAATCGAAGGTTTTGATACGGCGGTATTACCTTCTTTCCGCCCGGATAAAGGTTTGGAATTGAACCGGGATACCTTCGTGGAATGGGTGGGCAAGCTGTCGCAGGCATCTGGCACTGCCATTTCAGATTATGAATCCTTCCTTGCTGCGCTGGAGTCACGTGTGGAATTTTTCCATTCCGTCGGCGGCAGAGTCTCTGACCATGCACTTGATTATGTTCCTTACGGCGTGGCTACACGCGAAGAAGCAGCTGCCATCTTTGCAAAGGTACTTGCGGGTCAGAAGGTAACTCGTGAGGAAGAGGACAAGTACAAGACGGTAACGCTGACGTTCCTTGGCAAACTGTATGCAGATCGGGGCTGGGTGATGCAGTTCCACATTAATGCAGCCCGTAACAACAACACACGGATGTTTGCCAAGCTTGGGCCGGATACTGGTTACGATGCCGTGAATGATACGCCGCTTTCCGCAGCGATGATTGGATTGCTCGACGCGTTGGAGCAGCAACAAGCACTGCCCAAAACGATTCTGTATTCTCTGAATCCAAGGGACAACGAGGTGCTCGCGGCGATCATCGGCAGCTTCCAAGGCGGAGGTATTCCAGGCAAAATCCAGCTTGGCGCAGCATGGTGGTTCAATGATACGAAGGACGGCATGCTTGCTCAGATGAAGGCACTGGCGAATGTTGGTTTGCTCAGCCGTTTTGTCGGCATGCTGACCGATTCACGCAGCTTCCTGTCCTACACCCGGCATGAGTATTTCCGTCGTCTGGTCTGCAACCTCATCGGTGAATGGGCCGAACAAGGGGAGGCACCGCAGGATCTGGAGCTGCTTGGTCAGATCGTACAGGGCATTGCCTACAACAATGCAAAAGAATATTTCCCGTTTGCCTCAGTGCCTAAAACAGTCTCTGCTTCACAGTCTTAA
- a CDS encoding MarR family winged helix-turn-helix transcriptional regulator, giving the protein MTGIDPVAQKLLYSIMQFNKGKWRQHKPHGRNHNEIMVLGCLLHGMHPGEQLNWQDNPPDFNDTIESNHPGMKVSEISALLRVKSPTITPVIRGLEDEGLVKRTMDPEDRRAVRITITEAGREIIRAAHQERMEIFNKLVEHLGEQDSTQLAELLTKVYTFFDTLTSLQKDDSTRGDDTP; this is encoded by the coding sequence ATGACTGGCATAGATCCGGTCGCTCAGAAGCTTTTGTACTCCATTATGCAGTTTAATAAAGGCAAATGGAGGCAGCATAAACCTCATGGGCGCAATCACAATGAAATTATGGTGCTGGGTTGTTTACTCCACGGGATGCATCCGGGAGAACAATTGAACTGGCAGGACAATCCGCCTGATTTCAATGACACGATCGAATCCAATCATCCCGGGATGAAAGTCTCGGAAATCAGCGCATTGCTACGAGTGAAGTCACCGACCATTACACCTGTTATTCGTGGCCTTGAAGATGAGGGGCTGGTCAAACGGACGATGGACCCGGAAGATCGCCGTGCTGTCCGCATCACGATTACTGAAGCAGGTCGTGAAATTATTCGGGCTGCTCACCAAGAGCGCATGGAAATATTCAATAAGTTAGTTGAGCATTTGGGTGAACAAGACAGTACTCAGCTGGCTGAGTTGTTGACAAAGGTATACACCTTTTTTGATACATTAACTTCCTTGCAAAAGGATGATTCGACAAGAGGAGATGATACGCCATGA